A single Mustela lutreola isolate mMusLut2 chromosome X, mMusLut2.pri, whole genome shotgun sequence DNA region contains:
- the YY2 gene encoding transcription factor YY2, giving the protein MELPAMASNDTLYISTESSEFLTDIVELHQIHVESAPVETVPVASIPMETIPVETIPVVEAIPFETIPVEAMAMETIAEYEIISGSWVHGGHHHPPLIALQPLFTNNPNQGDHDQDIIMVQTQEEVVGYYESDNLQAHSSFEDQVVLPVDEDECFQQTLASLSASASSSTRSKKRSSQSKKASCKKNYTTSEPRAGSSNSEMGAKKWEQKQVQIKTLEGEFSVTMWSPSEKKDDETGQIESSAPDYSEYMTGKKLPPEGLPGIDLSDPKQLAEFTRMKPKKSKEDALRTIACPHKGCVKMFKDNSAMRKHLHTHGPRVHVCAECGKAFVESSKLKRHQLVHTGEKPFQCTFEGCGKRFSLDFNLRTHVRIHTGDRPYVCPFDGCSKKFAQSTNLKSHILTHARNKNSQ; this is encoded by the coding sequence ATGGAGCTCCCAGCCATGGCTTCAAACGACACTCTCTACATCTCCACGGAAAGTTCGGAGTTCCTTACAGATATTGTGGAGCTGCACCAGATCCATGTGGAGAGCGCCCCAGTAGAGACTGTCCCTGTGGCGTCCATCCCCATGGAGACCATCCCTGTGGAGACAATACCCGTGGTGGAGGCCATTCCTTTCGAGACCATCCCTGTGGAGGCTATGGCGATGGAAACCATCGCAGAGTACGAGATTATCAGCGGCAGTTGGGTCCACGGTGGCCACCACCATCCACCTCTGATCGCGCTGCAGCCACTCTTTACCAACAACCCGAACCAAGGGGACCACGACCAGGATATCATCATGGTGCAGACACAGGAGGAAGTGGTGGGCTACTACGAGTCAGACAACCTGCAGGCCCACAGCAGTTTCGAGGACCAGGTGGTCCTTCCGGTTGATGAAGATGAATGCTTCCAGCAGACCCTGGCTTCCTTGTCTGCCTCCGCATCCTCATCAACCCGCAGCAAGAAGCGCAGCAGCCAAAGCAAGAAGGCCAGCTGTAAGAAAAATTACACGACCAGTGAGCCGCGGGCGGGAAGTAGCAACTCCGAGATGGGCGCCAAGAAATGGGAGCAGAAGCAGGTGCAGATCAAAACTCTGGAGGGTGAGTTCTCCGTCACCATGTGGTCCCCGAGCGAGAAAAAAGACGATGAGACAGGACAGATAGAGAGCTCAGCTCCTGATTATTCAGAGTACATGACCGGAAAGAAGCTTCCTCCCGAAGGATTACCTGGTATTGATCTCTCAGATCCTAAACAACTGGCAGAATTTACTAGAATGAAgccaaaaaaatccaaagaagatGCGCTAAGAACCATAGCTTGCCCTCATAAAGGCTGTGTGAAGATGTTCAAGGATAACTCTGCTATGCGGAAACATCTGCACACTCACGGTCCTCGAGTCCACGTATGTGCAGAATGTGGCAAAGCTTTTGTCGAGAGCTCAAAACTAAAACGACATCAACTGGTGCATACTGGAGAGAAGCCCTTCCAGTGCACATTTGAAGGCTGTGGAAAACGCTTTTCCCTGGATTTCAATTTGCGTACACATGTGCGAATCCATACCGGAGACAGGCCCTACGTGTGCCCGTTTGATGGCTGTAGTAAGAAGTTCGCTCAGTCAACTAACCTGAAATCTCATATCTTAACACATGCGAGGAACAAAAACAGCCAGTAA